The Argentina anserina chromosome 5, drPotAnse1.1, whole genome shotgun sequence genome includes the window CAAGAAACACTTGGTGCTGCAAACTGCCTGTAAATTATCACACACAAGATTGAAATGTTGAATACATGAATTGATCCACCAGTCTAGCACAAAGGAATGAATATGAGGACCTTTCTTCTAGTATTTAATGCCAGTTCGGGACTTAAGATGATAGAGGAAATAGTGAGAATGGCAACTCCACACTGAATACTTCAGTGTTCTTTGGACATATGATGATAAATTGATAAACCAAAGTTTGAGGTATATAAAATCACTATGCCAAAAAGTGCATCATACCATAGTACTTAGACAACATTTGAGAAATTTACTATTAACCCAGTTTTCTAAGCAGCACATAGAAAATTAGATGTCGTTTTATAGGGGTCATCAAAATTTATATTTCATGCTTTACATTCATACTGTAAATAAAAATGAGATAATTCACCCAGTTGAAGACCAAAAATGGGCTTTGTCTTCAGACAATACTTATATGTGGTTCAAATAAAGTTGTCATAAATTATGTTTGACCCTTGCATCAATATTTTGGTTTCCCTCTAAAACGTGTTGTGAACGTTAAACTACATACATATGTTGTCTAGCTAAGAAAGGGAAAATTTGACTGAAAACTTTACATATTAGACAACATATCAATGTTGTTTATACATGATACTAAatatttttccattttaaCTTGGAGATTCGAATTTCAATTTGGCTCCAATAATTCCCTCTTAAATTTTGAAAGAGTGGAGGGTTTTATTAATCTTATCTAAACATGATACTACACATTTATGGTGTGTGATgcattaaaaataatttttatttttaattaaaaaaattgattttgcATTCACTAATACCCCTTGCGTTTTTTAGCCTCCCATCTCTTTCTTCACTTTTTCATTCCTCAAAATCCCCGCCGCTTCGAAACCCGCCCACACCATCGTCCACCCTAGCTTCCTCCTCCCCATGCTTCTGCAAGATCGAGCTCCACAACCTCCCCCTCTAGACCGCCGTCGTCCCCTGCCTCTTACCGCGGACCCAAACCCTCAACGCCAACACCGGCCACGGAGTACTCGCTGCTACTTTCCACCTCAGCAAGTCCGATCTAGACTAAGTCACGTCCAAGTCCATCTTCTCCGGCTCCATCTGTGGAGTAAGAGATCCAGGTAGCTAAACAAGTTTGTATCTCCCAAATCGCTAAAATCTATTTCGAGATTGTAAGTTTTCCTTTGGCTGTCACTGTTTTCACTCTCACAATACTAACTCAATTTTTTCTGTTATTTTCGAGTTTGTTAAattattttggaattagatttCCATGAATGCTCAAGCTGGGTTTCAAAAACAATTATGTTATTTCTCTGTGAATGTGAATGTGATATATGATCTTCACTTAATCTGGGTCTGAATTTGGGGTGTCACTGTCCAAGTGTTTTCTGAATTTAGATCATGAATGGTGTGGGGCTTGTTCTTATTTGTTAATCtaattatggtaaaaaaagAATTGATGAAACTGCATATAAGTTGAACAATAAGACTCACCTCCAACATTTTGCTCCTCTCTTGTTTCATCGTCTCTGTAAATTCAACTCAGATATAATTTTCCATTATGAGTGATTTCTATTCCAATGGACTCTATGTACTTcatgttcttgttttttttttaaatcacgAAACTGGCTCGATTTAATGGCACAAGTCTGTTTTGTTTCTGCTGGATTTTGATCTTGTTTTCCTGTTTCCATTAGCTCTGGAGATTGTGGAGGTGGTGATAACAACGCCTTCATCTTTCCAAATAAGACAAGCGGGAAAAAGAAGGGCACCGCTCAGGTATTCGAATAACTAGTTATTTCAAcgctttcttttcttttgtggaTTGTTGTAGCAGGCTAACATACTTGGCACAAGGAAAACAACGACACCCAAGATGACCAAATCACAATAAAAGAAGTTGTAAAGTTGGAGGTATGTGTATGCATTCATTTTCTGTATTATCTGGTTTAAGGCTCTTACCTTCACATTGATTGGTTTGCTTTCTATTTCTGCAggaggaaaaggaaaaagccCATTTGCTTTTTAAGAGCATTGAAGCCTTAGGGTCAGTCTATCTTCCCCATATTCTCCCCTTCCACGTgttaatttcttcttcttttatcaaattggtgttgtttttggtggttatagatatatatttttggtgTTCAAACTCGAATGTTTCTGTTTATATATAATGGATGAGAAAGAGTCACctcattttaagaatgatATAGCTATTCATGTTGTCCCTCTCCCGTACAATATATCTAAAATAGTTAGACAATGGACAAAAGCTTTACAATTCTGATACAATGAGAATTGATACTAAAATAATTAGTTGGCTGAATTGAAAGCTACAATTTGATAATCTTACAATATTCTCAGTTTTGGAGAAGATTTAGctctttatttttatcatggtAGATACTTGGAGAATGGCTCACTTGCAAACATCATTAAGCCATATAAGTTTGGACCTTTTCTAGAATCATTAGTAGTTGTGTACATTGCTCAGGTTCGCTAGAGTCCTTGCAGTGTGTTGGTATTCCTTGATCTGTGCTTTTTAAGTTAATAGTTGGATAGCTGTAATGACACAAGTTTTGGAAGGGTTGGTGCATTTACATGAACAAGGTGTTATCCATCGGGATATCAAGGGTGCAAATATTTTGACAACTAAAGAGGTAATCTGACATAATTAGATGTGCACGGTGTGTTGTTTTGTACTATCTAGGTATATATCTTCTAAAATGCATAATTTATCTTGTTCAGGGCCTTGTGAAACTTACTGATTTTGGTGTTGCTACTAAATTGACTGAAGCAGATGTAAATACACATTCACTTGTTGGAATGCCGTACCATAGGTATTTCTTTGCTGCACTTTGAGCCAAATTTAACAACGGTTTGGGTATAGGATAAAAGATCAAACGGGGATTCAGCATTAATTTtatcaagaaaaaaagagtCTATTTCTGTCAtgctttttgatttttcagcACTGATTTTGCTAATATGTAAGCTGCACTGCAACAGTTGCACAATCATTTATGCCATAATGTATTGGTACAACCTTGTAGGTTGATGACTTGTAATCATGAACAACTGTACATGAATAGTACTGCTTGGGATATTGATGAGGTTCTGACTGTGTGGGCTAGGCACGTCTTCAAGTTTAAACCTACCTAAATTGTACACATGTCTTTAATTTGGGTTttggacatatatatacatcttaAACCCTTAATAGTTAGCCTTGTCTATGTTGGTAGTGTTGAACACTGATGGTTAATTAATTTTGTGTATATGTGGGTTTAGTTGCTTGGCTTATGAAGGTTTGTGTTGAACTGATGCCTAGTTTCTGACATGTATTTTGATTTGGTATTGAATAGCTACAAAACTAATTATATTTATGAAATCTCCAATTTTTAGCTTACCAATTAAATGAAATAACATATGAGCAGTGAATGAGTAATTTgatataacaaaaaacaacagcCGTAGAGCTAAATTATGTTATGAGAAGTGAATTCAAACAATGGTAATCAATAAGGTTCCATTATTGTTTTGCGAATCAAACAACATATAGATGCACATCATACAACATATAACTGTGGCCAAATGatcaatattttttaaataattcacACGTCATACAACACATAACTGTAATGTAACAACAATTAAAATTACATATAACTATTATTATGCTAACTatgaaacaatatatattatccATATCTTACTAAATTTAAGATGAAACAACATATATGTGTAATTATGGTTTAGATTAGTCTAGATTTAAATGTTGTGTCACTGAAAATATGGAAATGATATTATAACATTAGACAAcatatgacttttttttaatgttgttTGATAACATTATGAGACAACGGTGAATATATGTAGTCTAATGTGCAAAGAGACAGCATCAAAATAGATGACAGATATGGATACTATCAGACAACAGATATCCCTGTTGTCTGATGCACTTCGTGGCATAGTGAATCGTATATTTCTTTTATcacatatatatctacaaCTGTTCTTCTAGAGTGGCCGGCTTACAGCTGATACTGCTTTTACCAAATATGGTAATGACTATTGAGTTCCATGCTATAAATTCTCATGGGGATTACTCTAGATTCTGATAAGATTATGATTGAGTAGCAAAAAGGAGGGAAAAAGGTATAATACATTCTTGAATGTGGCTTTCGTAGTTTAGTTTTTCACTTTGATGCTTGGTATGGTATATTGGTCATACATATGTCGATTTGGAGTAGGGGGAAAATGAACAGAACCTTTGAATATTAGTACTCCGGAGATGTTTCCATCTCTATATAGAGATAAGGATCTTGAGTTTCTAGCCTCAATGAGACATTTTACTTACCAAAAGTTAGTTGCCAGCCACCAATGGCTTTGCAAATAAACAGGTTCTTTCAAGTTAATAAGTTCGTagtttcagtatttttctaatatattaaATTGCTTATTGTCTAGGCCCTCATGTTTATGGTTTAAGACTTTAGACAATGTAGAATAGCATAAGAAATCATATAGAGCCTgcaaaaaagatatatatatatatatatatatatcttttgtTCTAtagttctatatatatatactgtctCTGCTACGAATGTCCAAATGGTCCACACCGTGTGAATTTGGTGATTCTAGCCACCGATGACGCGCAACAACGGGGCTGACAagcacagccgcactcccctcCTCTCAGGGCTCCTGTTTGTGTTGGCAGCAGTTGTTGCGCTGGCTCGCAGCGGccggaatctcgaaatttcaagtttctgggCACCGTACGAAGATTTCGAGATTTTGACTGCTGTGGGCTGGCGCTACAGCTGCTGCCAACACAAACAGGAGCCCTGGGAGGAGGGGAGTGCAACTGTACTTGTCAGCGCTGTCGTTGCGCATCGTCGGCGGCCGGAATCGCCGAATCCATATGGTACGGACTGCCCGGATGTCCGCATATGAGAGTttctatatatgtgtgtgtgtcagtctttatatatacatgcagaAACATACAACTATATATACAAACCTTCATGTAGGGTATGGTTTAGACCAATGTAGAATATATAGCTTATTTGATAGGTACGTTGAAGGTTTACTATTGTGACTAAATGCTTTGATCATAGCATACAGGTTTACTGTTGGATAATTGCCTCTGTCAAAATTTGATCAGGACACCCAACAGATCTGCAAACGGTTGCAACTGTTGGAAGAGTTTGATTTTAATCAAACAGTTGCGTTGGTTCTGATAAAAAGGGATGACAGAAACGTTATATTCCTTCATTGAGcgtctatatatagaggacgAGATCAATCGCTACTCCTCTCCCTCTTCTATTTCTGAGAAAACACAAATTAGAGTTTGCAAGAAGTTCTTGTTGGGTGCATAAACAAGAACTTGATAGTTGTATCCTGCAAGATAGACGTCCAAGGTTGTACCAGCACTAGTATGGGCGAATTTCTGTCTTAGGAGATTGCTACTGCAAGCCTCTATCAAAAATCAAGCAAGTCAGTTTTTCAATGCATCCTTCATATCCAATTCCGTTTTCTATATCAGTATTTGTTTGATTATAAAACTTTAGAATAAGaatcattattattatatagATTTCAATTTGTTCTATATTGCTGCAAATTCTATTACTCTACTACTTATAATAGTGCAAGAGGATTGATCAGTATCTAATTGATACATTTGTTCTAACAATCTAAGACAGAATTCACAGAAATACCACTTAGTTTGAAGAGCCCCTCAGATAGGTAGCCCTTTCCAACATACACCCCACCTTTAGTGAGTACAAACTTATCAGCTTCAAATACTAATTTGAATCCCCTATTACTAAGAAGATGTCCAGAAATCAGATTCTTTCAAATTTGAGGAACATGCAGCACATCAGTGAGCACCAGCTCTTTTCCAGAAGTGAGTTGCAGTATCACTTT containing:
- the LOC126795588 gene encoding serine/threonine-protein kinase ste20-like — encoded protein: MAAHLLENGEVGTIGKLCICPEPADESTSTEICDQLRKNWVVNHISLPPISFFTFSFLKIPAASKPAHTIVHPSFLLPMLLQDRAPQPPPLDRRRPLPLTADPNPQRQHRPRSTRCYFPPQQVRSRLSHVQVHLLRLHLWSKRSSSGDCGGGDNNAFIFPNKTSGKKKGTAQENNDTQDDQITIKEVVKLEEEKEKAHLLFKSIEALGWIAVMTQVLEGLVHLHEQGVIHRDIKGANILTTKEGLVKLTDFGVATKLTEADVNTHSLVGMPYHRYFFAAL